The following is a genomic window from Bordetella petrii.
AACTCGCTGGATGTCCTCTTTCTTGTTGGAGACGACACCACCCACCCACAGCAGATCGCCGACCTGGAGCACCTGGGATTCCAAATCCACCGCTATACAGAACTGGCCGAGTTGTATACCCATGTGGCCCAGCACGGCTCCGTTTCGCTGATCGTCCTGACTGGCTCGCTACCCAAGATTCACATAGCCGCGGCGCAGTTGCGCGCCATGCGGCACACCCTCGGGATCATTGTCCTGGCCACCTTTGCTGACAGCGAAGCGCGCGTGCGCACGCTGCTGTGCGGCGCGGACGCCTGCCTGGACGTGGGCGCCAGCGGCATGGAGCTGGCCGCGGTGTTCCAGTCATTGCTGCGCCGCATTACCGAAGTCGCGCCGCCCGTCGCGGCCGAAACCGCGGCGCCGAAGCTGGCAGCAGTGGAAGCCGCCAGCCCCGCCGCCGAGCCCGCCGAACCGCCTGCCGCTGCTCCCAGCGTGCCCGGCTGGCGACTAGCCAGCAAGGGCTGGAGCCTGGTCGCGCCCAACGGCCAGGAATTGACGCTGACCACGGCGGAACGCAGCTTCTTGCTGCGCCTGGTGCGCGCCCCCGACAAGAAAGTCAGCCGCGAAACGCTGATTGCCGATGGCGTGCAATCGGGCGAAGCGGCCGACGGCGAGCGGCGCGGCCGCTTTGTCGATGTGATGATCAGCCGCATGCGCCGCAAGGCGGCCGTCAACCATATGCGCCTGCCAATCAAGGCCGTGCACGGCTGGGGCTATATGTTCACCGCCGATGTCGTGGAAGAGGCCGGCACGCCGGACGACGGCGGCGCGGCCTCCTGAGGCTTACTCGAACACGTGGGAAATCGATGCCGAGCCGCCGGCGCTGACATTGATGGAAGTTTCGTAGTCGGGCGCGGCAGGGTTGCGGATGGTGACGCGATGTCGTCCCGGCGTCAACGTCAGTTCGGTCAACGGCGGGCTGATGCCGCGCGAACGGCCATCCACCAGCACCTCGCCCCACGGTTGCACATGCACTCGCACCGCCACTGACGCGGGCGGCGCTTCTTCGGGCGCAGCGGCGGCATCGGCAGCTTCCGCCGAAGCAGCGCCCTCGGCATTGGCTGCGCCCTCGGCCGTGGCGCCGGTCGCCGCGGCGGCATCGGCCGGCGCGCTCTCAGCCGCCCCAGCCTGACCACCCGCCTCAGGCGTGGCGGCCGCCCCCACCGGCGCACCCGGCGGATTCTCGCCGGGTACCGGATTCGCGGCAGACGAAGACCCGGCTGACGGCGACGCGGCGTCCGCGGGCGCTGGAGTTGGCGCCGTAGCGCTTGGCGGCTGTGCCGGTGCGAACGGCGCGTCGGCCGGCTCCTGAGCGGGTGGCGCGGCGGGCGCGGCACCTTCCGCAGGCGGCGCGGCCGGGCTGGCCTCGCGCGGCGCGTTCAGGTCGGACAGCGCGGGCGGCGTCGGCACCGGCGCCTGTGACGGCGGCGCGGTGGGCGCTTCTGCAGGCGCAGGGTCCTGGCGAGCCGACTGCGGGGCAGTCGCTTCCGGGCGCAGCCACAGGTAAACAGCAAACGCCACCGTCGCCAATACCCCCAGCAATACCAGCAAGGGCACGCGCGGGCCCGGCGCCGGCTTGGCGGCGGCCGCCACCGGCGGCAGCGCGGGTTCGGGATCGGGGGTCAGGGCTGGCGGTTCGGCGGGTGGCTGAGGCACTGGCGCCGGCGCAAGCTCGAAGGCCTGCGCGAAGGCATCCATGTCCTGCGGGCGCGCGGCATGCTTCATCGACAGCCCGCGGTCCACCGCCTGCAAAAAGCCAGGATCGTAAGCGCCCAGGTCACGCCCGGCCAGCGGCTCGTATGTGTCCTTGACGCAGCGTGCCAGCGCGGCCGGCGGCGCAAAGCCCACCAGCAAGCTATGGGCCAGCGCGCTCAAGGCGTAAATGTCGGTCCAGGGGCCGCAGGGCTGTTCGGGGTCGTCGGTGTACTGCTCGAACGCGGCATAGCCTTCCATGCGCGCGCCGCCGTCGGCATCGGCCGTGGGTTCCAGCGGCGGCACCAGCAAGTGCGCCTTGCCGGTGGTGTCCAGGCCGACGGTGCTCATGGCGATGGCGCCGTGCACGCGGCCTTTGGCGTGCAATTCGGCCAGCGGCGCGGCCACGTCCGCCAGCACGCGGCGGATCCGCGCCTGTGGCACGCCGCCGCTGGCGGCTGCCGCAATCGCGCTCAGGGGCCGGTGGCCGTACGCGTCGCCCGCGGGCGTGTGGCGGTTCGGCAAAGTGGCGAAAGATGCGCTCATAATCGGGCTCCGGGCATGTCAGCTCGCTGCCCTAGCGCCAGGCCGGCAGCGATGCGAACAATCGGGTGAACAGCGCGGCGTTCAGCGAACCGCCGTGCACGTAGGTCTGCAGCGCCGCGCCGTCGACCTGGTTGGTCCACCAGTAACTGGTATGCGAACTGGGGTTGAAGCAGAACGGCAGGTCGGGCCAGGCCGCCAGGCTGTGCGAGGCCACCGGTTCGGCGCCGCCGTCCAGCCCGGCATTCAAGATATCCATGATGTCGCTGCCGCTGGACCGTTCCACGGGCCGCGCCGCGCCCGGCACGCGAATATCCAGCAGCTCGCGGTCGAACTGCTCGGCCGCGCAGCCGTGCCGCACCGCCGACAGCATGCTGGCGCCGATCTGCCGGTAATACTCGGTGGCGCCATCCAGCATGCTGCTGTGGTATGCGTCGGCGGGAATCGCCATGATTACGCACAGGGGGTAGCCACGCCCTACCCGGTCGCGACTGGGCGCGATGCAGCCCAACTGCGCCCCGTTGCCGCTGGGCCCCGACGGAATGGCGAAATTCCAGATCGGGGCGGCCGCGAAGCTGCGCGCCGCGCTGTCGTCGGGCGCCTGCTTCAGCGCAGCCAGCCCGTACTGCAGCCAGCGGTCCCACCACGCGATCAGTTCGCGCGGCAGGCGGCGGTGCACGAAATCGCCCGCGGCGGGAATCTTCCCGTACCAGCCCAGTTTCTCCGTTGCATCGTCCATCGTGAATTCCGTCCAGAACCTGTTCACACGGGATGAAGCCACTTACTTGCCAGGGCAGGCGAACCCCTGCATCTCGGCAAGATGGAAAGGACTTTTCACGCTGCTGGCCGTGATCTCCAGCACCACCTTGCGGCCATTGATGTCGAAAGTGGCAATCGTCACCTCGGGCGACGAACCGCGCCGCAGCTGCGCCTTGTCCAGCAGGCGGTTCAAGGCCCACGGCCCCGATGCCGACAGCCCGGCCGGGCCGGCCTGCGGCGTCAGCTCGATGCGCGCCTGGTTGGTGCCGCGCGGCCCCGGCCATTGCACATTAGTGGCCACCTGCGGCCCATGCGCGTAGCGCACCGTCTGGCCGTCCACATCCATCAGGAACTGCGTGATCTGGGCATCCATTTCGAGCGGCCGGATCGCAACGCGGTACGAAGGCAGCGGGTTGCCCGCGGTGAAATACACATCTCGGATGACGCTGGCGCGTTGGAACGAATCCAGGTAGGCCGCCTTGTCGCCCTGCTTGCCGTCGATGCCCGGCTTGAAACGCCAGCGCGACCCGGACACGTCGATCTGCGAGGCCAGGTGCTTCTGGAAGAAATCATCCATCATGCCGTTGGGCCCGAACAGCCGCGCCATGTCGTTGGGCGCCACATCGCGCGACGAGCCGCTGGCGAACGGATAGCGGCCCGCGATCGACTGCCGGCAAAACACGCCAATGGTCGCCGTCACGGTGTCGCCCATGCGCTCGCGCGTGGCCTCGGAGATTTCGCCCGACGCCTTCACCGACAGCGTATTGAGCAGGTCGCGCAGCGGCTCGGGCAGGCGGCCCGCTTCGGCGCGCAGCTTGGTGACCACGTCCGAGCCCGGCGCCGGGCTGGCGCTGCGCAGCGCCGCGTCGGCCGCCGTCAGGTAGGTGTACAGCTCATTGATCAGACCGGTGGTGGCGGTGATGGCGGGCGGCGCGCCCTGGCCGTCGCTTTGCGCCAGGCGGCGATACGGTTCGAAATGCAGGTCGACGATGCGCTCCAGCTTTTCGTCCGATGCATCGGCGCGCATCGCGGCGCTGGGACCGGTAGGACCGAACATCTGCTCCAGGGCCTCGCGCGTGCTGCTGACCCGGTTGCGCGCCTGATCCATCAGCGACTGCCCGTCGCCAGTGTCGCGCAGCAGCGAAGTCTCTCGCGCCACCCCCTGCACCAGCTTCACCAGCGGCGACTCTGGCGCGGACAGAGTGCGCGCCATCTGGATATTCTGCAGCAGCGAGGTAGTGGGCGCCAGCTGCAGGTCGTTCAGGTAGCCATCCCACTGTTCGACGTAGTCGTTCATGTACAGCCGCTTGATGTCCACGATCAACTGCTGCTGCGCGCGCTGGTCCAGAATGCCCGGCGCCTCGATGTTCAGCACCCACGCGTCATCCTGGCGCAGCAGGTCGGCCACCCGCGTCACGCGCTGGTTGAACACTTTCCAGTAGCCGTTGTAGCTGTACAGCGACGGGATTCCGTCGGTCAGCGGCTTGCCGCTCTTGCGCACGAACACCGCGCTGGCCTGCGGCCCGCCCAGCGTAATGGCGGTCTGCTGCGGCCCCTGGTCGGTGTTGGCCAGCATGCGGCGCAGGCGGCTGTAGGCGCGCTGGGCCAGCGTGTAGCGGGCCAGCCGCTCGCGCGCCTGCTTGACCAGCTCGTCGTCGCGCGGGAACGGCGACGACAGCACGCGGCCCTGCACCAGATTGCGCAGGTGCAGCGACATCAGGTCGTACTGGCGGCGCGTGTAGCCCTCGGGCAGGGTCTTCTGCATGTCGGACAGCAGCCAGGCATGCATGAACTCGGCATCGTAGTGGTCGGCCTCGTAGAGCATCAGGTAGGCGCGCAGCGCCTCATACGAGAACTCCAGATCGTCGGGGGCAGCCTTGCGCAACGCGGTCTCTACCCGCCGGGCGATCTGCGGCACCAGCACCTGTTCCAGCGTGCCGCGGTACACGCCCTGCGCGGCCGCCTGCACCTTCTGGCCCTGGTACAGGCCGAACTGGTAGTTCAGGGGCGGCGAATCCAGTTCGAAGTTGGCGTGGCGGGGCAAATACCAGAGGCTGTCCAGAAACGGCATCAGGCCCAGCACGTCGCCCGCCTGGGTGATCTTGATATCGCGGCCCAGCTTTTCCACCGTGGGCACGCGGCGCGATACCTCGGCCACATAAGCCTTGTTACTGCGGTAGCTGACCACCCAGCCCACCAGCAGCGCGACGAACAGCGCGGCGATCAGGCCATAGCCGGCCCAATGCAGGCGGCGGTAGCGGCGTTCCCAACGCAGGTTGCGCCCGGCCAGGCCCGCCTCGCGGAAAATCACGTCCTGCAACAGGCCCTTTAAGAAGTAGCTGCGGCCGTCGCCTTCGCCCGGCACGCTGGCCGCGGGCGCCGGCCCGCCGTCGATGCGCAGATAGCGCTTCAGATAGCCGGTAACCTGGTCGAACGTCTCGCCACCCTGCGTGCCGCTGGTGAAATACACGCCGCGCGGCACCAGGCGCGCCTCGTACTTCGAGGTGGCGAACACGTCGCTCAGGAAGTGCCCCAGTACCGCCTGCAGTCCGGCGAACTGCTGCGGCAGCATATAGGCAAGCGCGCGGCGCGATGCGTCGGTTTCGGCGGCCAGCACTTCGGGCAGCGCATCGTCCAGGCGCCGCTTCAGCAATTCGTACTCGGCGTGGAAGGCGTCATACAGATCGAAATCCGCTTCCTGCGTGCGGGTGTACGGCAGCGTGAAGCCCCACACCTGCGACAGGTCTTCGCGGTTGAACGATGCGAAGTACTCCTCGAAGCCCGACAGCAGGTCGGCCTTGGTCACCAGCACATATACCGGAAACTGGATACCCAGCTGCTCGCGCAGCTCTTGCAGCCGGCGCCGCAGCACCGCCGCGTGCTGCACGCGCTCGGCATCGGACGCGGCCAGCAGGTCTTCGACGCTGACAGTCAGCATCGCGCCATTGATGGGCTGGCGGCCGCGGAATTTCGACAGCAGCCGCAAAAAGCCCTTCCACTCTTCCTCGTCGCCGGTGGCGTCGCTTTCGTGGGTGGTGTAACGGCCGGCGGTATCCAGCAACACTGCATCGTCGGTGAACCACCAATCGCAGTTGCGCGTGCCGCCCACCCCGCGCAGCGCTACCTTGCCAAAGCGGTCGGCCAGCGGGAAATTCAGGCCGGAATTCACCAGGGCCGTGGTCTTGCCGGCCCCCGGCGCGCCAATGATCACGTACCAGGGCAGCTGGTACAGGTACTGCTTCGAAAAGCGGTCGAGCGACAGGCGCCGTTTGTTGCCCTCGAAGCGCGTCTTGCGCAGCAACTCCACCGCCTCATTGAAGCGCTCTTCCAGCTGGCGGATCTCGGGGTTGCCGGGCTCGGGCTCGGCCTTTTTCTTGGTTGCCGGCTTGCGCAACTGGCCCAGCAGTTGCGCGTTCAGGCGGCCTTCGCGCCATTTGCGCCACAAGATGCGCAGCAGCCACAGGCCGAACAGCACGGCGATGACGATGATGCGCGTCGTCTCGCTTTCCAGCGGCCGCGTCGCGCCGATGGCAAGCAACGGGCCGGCGATCCATATCAGCAGCGCCAGGGCCACCAGGCCGAAGAAATTCCACAAGCCCCGGCTGAACAAGAAACCGAATACGTTATGAATCATTGCCGCGCACCCTCGACCGTATCTTCCCGAGGCACCGGCGGCACCATCAGCGTGATTTCGACGCGGCGATTACGCGACCGCCCCGCCGCCGTATCGTTGGGCGCCACCGGATCGGCATCGCCGCGCCCCTCGGCGCGCACGCGTTGCGGATTGTCCAGGCGCGCTTCCAGCAGTTCCTTTACCGCATCCGCGCGCGCCTGCGACAAGTGCCAGTTCGACGGGTAGCGCGCGCCGCGCATGGGAATGTTGTCGGTATAGCCGCGCACCAGGATGTTGCCCTGGGTCTCGCGCAAGGCGTCAGCCACACGGGACAGCACCGGCAGGTACTGCTCGCGCACCTCGGCCGAGCCGGATTCGAACAGGCCGTCGCCGCGCAGCACCACCACACTGCGGTCGACCTCGTCACGTACCGTGACCAGGTCGTCGCGGATCTCGGGTGCCAAAAATACCGCCAGCCGTGGCGACGGCGCGGGCCGGCGCGTCGGGGCAATCTGCACGGTGGGCGGCTTCACATTGCTGATGGCCGTGAATACGGCATCCGACTGGTTGCTCAGGCTCCAGGCCAGCCCCCAGTAGATGGCCAGCGCCAATACGGCGGCCAGCGCGCCGAATACCCATAGCGGCACCGGCAGGCGCCGCAGCTGAGTCTGGGCCGGCACGTCCTGCCAGTGCGGCGACAGCGCTCGCGGGTACTCGCCGCGCGCGCTGCGCAGAATGCGCAGCAGGCGCTGGCGCAGCGTCTCGAGCTGCGAGCGGCCATTATCGGCTACCCGGTAACGGCCTTCGAAACCCAGCACCAGGCAGTAGTACAGCAATTCGAGCAGGTCCAGGTGCTGGCTGGGGTTCTGCGACAGTTTGGCCAGCAGCTGGAAGAACTTCTCGCCGCCCCAGGTTTCGTTGTGGAACGTCACCAGCAGGCTATGGGCCGACCAGACGCCGTTGCCTCCCCAGGGCGTCAGGGCCGCCGCCTCGTCCAGCGCCGTGCACAAACAGTAGCGCGCCCCCAGGATGGTTTCATTGGAAATGCCGGCCTGCTGGGCGCGCAATTCGAACTGCCGGATCTCGTCCAGCAGGTGTTCGCGCAGCATGGCCGGCGACGGGTGCGATGTGGTGGCGCGAATCTGCGGAATCAGGTCAAGCAGCGGGTTGGCCGCCGCCACTAGCGGATTCGAGCCGCTGATCACATATTCGTAAGGGCGCAGCCGGCTTGATGCCGACGCGGAGCCTTCGGGCATGCCTGAACCCAGCGGGCCGGGCATGGCGGTATCGGAAGCGTGCATGATGTCTCCGGCCGGGGTCCTAGTCGCGCAACGCCCAGAATTCCATGGACAAGCCGGGGAATTCGCCGGCCAGGTGCAGCGCCAGCGCGCCCGTGCGCTCCAGCTGCTTCCAGAAATCCCCACCCTTGTCCAATTCGAAATACACGTGGCCCGCGCTGTACGGAATCTGCCGCGGCGCCACCGGCAGCGCGCGCACCGTCACGCCGGGCAGCTGCAGGTGCACCAGGTCGCGAATGCGCTCGACGGGGCCTATCTTGACCTGCGCGGGGAAGCGCGAGCGCACCGTGTCCGACGGCATGTCGGCGTGCACCGCCAGCACGAAGCCCGCCGTGCGCAGCAGTTCC
Proteins encoded in this region:
- the tagF gene encoding type VI secretion system-associated protein TagF, which translates into the protein MDDATEKLGWYGKIPAAGDFVHRRLPRELIAWWDRWLQYGLAALKQAPDDSAARSFAAAPIWNFAIPSGPSGNGAQLGCIAPSRDRVGRGYPLCVIMAIPADAYHSSMLDGATEYYRQIGASMLSAVRHGCAAEQFDRELLDIRVPGAARPVERSSGSDIMDILNAGLDGGAEPVASHSLAAWPDLPFCFNPSSHTSYWWTNQVDGAALQTYVHGGSLNAALFTRLFASLPAWR
- the tssM gene encoding type VI secretion system membrane subunit TssM, encoding MIHNVFGFLFSRGLWNFFGLVALALLIWIAGPLLAIGATRPLESETTRIIVIAVLFGLWLLRILWRKWREGRLNAQLLGQLRKPATKKKAEPEPGNPEIRQLEERFNEAVELLRKTRFEGNKRRLSLDRFSKQYLYQLPWYVIIGAPGAGKTTALVNSGLNFPLADRFGKVALRGVGGTRNCDWWFTDDAVLLDTAGRYTTHESDATGDEEEWKGFLRLLSKFRGRQPINGAMLTVSVEDLLAASDAERVQHAAVLRRRLQELREQLGIQFPVYVLVTKADLLSGFEEYFASFNREDLSQVWGFTLPYTRTQEADFDLYDAFHAEYELLKRRLDDALPEVLAAETDASRRALAYMLPQQFAGLQAVLGHFLSDVFATSKYEARLVPRGVYFTSGTQGGETFDQVTGYLKRYLRIDGGPAPAASVPGEGDGRSYFLKGLLQDVIFREAGLAGRNLRWERRYRRLHWAGYGLIAALFVALLVGWVVSYRSNKAYVAEVSRRVPTVEKLGRDIKITQAGDVLGLMPFLDSLWYLPRHANFELDSPPLNYQFGLYQGQKVQAAAQGVYRGTLEQVLVPQIARRVETALRKAAPDDLEFSYEALRAYLMLYEADHYDAEFMHAWLLSDMQKTLPEGYTRRQYDLMSLHLRNLVQGRVLSSPFPRDDELVKQARERLARYTLAQRAYSRLRRMLANTDQGPQQTAITLGGPQASAVFVRKSGKPLTDGIPSLYSYNGYWKVFNQRVTRVADLLRQDDAWVLNIEAPGILDQRAQQQLIVDIKRLYMNDYVEQWDGYLNDLQLAPTTSLLQNIQMARTLSAPESPLVKLVQGVARETSLLRDTGDGQSLMDQARNRVSSTREALEQMFGPTGPSAAMRADASDEKLERIVDLHFEPYRRLAQSDGQGAPPAITATTGLINELYTYLTAADAALRSASPAPGSDVVTKLRAEAGRLPEPLRDLLNTLSVKASGEISEATRERMGDTVTATIGVFCRQSIAGRYPFASGSSRDVAPNDMARLFGPNGMMDDFFQKHLASQIDVSGSRWRFKPGIDGKQGDKAAYLDSFQRASVIRDVYFTAGNPLPSYRVAIRPLEMDAQITQFLMDVDGQTVRYAHGPQVATNVQWPGPRGTNQARIELTPQAGPAGLSASGPWALNRLLDKAQLRRGSSPEVTIATFDINGRKVVLEITASSVKSPFHLAEMQGFACPGK
- a CDS encoding winged helix-turn-helix domain-containing protein — its product is MNNSLDVLFLVGDDTTHPQQIADLEHLGFQIHRYTELAELYTHVAQHGSVSLIVLTGSLPKIHIAAAQLRAMRHTLGIIVLATFADSEARVRTLLCGADACLDVGASGMELAAVFQSLLRRITEVAPPVAAETAAPKLAAVEAASPAAEPAEPPAAAPSVPGWRLASKGWSLVAPNGQELTLTTAERSFLLRLVRAPDKKVSRETLIADGVQSGEAADGERRGRFVDVMISRMRRKAAVNHMRLPIKAVHGWGYMFTADVVEEAGTPDDGGAAS
- a CDS encoding DotU family type VI secretion system protein, coding for MHASDTAMPGPLGSGMPEGSASASSRLRPYEYVISGSNPLVAAANPLLDLIPQIRATTSHPSPAMLREHLLDEIRQFELRAQQAGISNETILGARYCLCTALDEAAALTPWGGNGVWSAHSLLVTFHNETWGGEKFFQLLAKLSQNPSQHLDLLELLYYCLVLGFEGRYRVADNGRSQLETLRQRLLRILRSARGEYPRALSPHWQDVPAQTQLRRLPVPLWVFGALAAVLALAIYWGLAWSLSNQSDAVFTAISNVKPPTVQIAPTRRPAPSPRLAVFLAPEIRDDLVTVRDEVDRSVVVLRGDGLFESGSAEVREQYLPVLSRVADALRETQGNILVRGYTDNIPMRGARYPSNWHLSQARADAVKELLEARLDNPQRVRAEGRGDADPVAPNDTAAGRSRNRRVEITLMVPPVPREDTVEGARQ
- a CDS encoding serine/threonine-protein kinase; translation: MSASFATLPNRHTPAGDAYGHRPLSAIAAAASGGVPQARIRRVLADVAAPLAELHAKGRVHGAIAMSTVGLDTTGKAHLLVPPLEPTADADGGARMEGYAAFEQYTDDPEQPCGPWTDIYALSALAHSLLVGFAPPAALARCVKDTYEPLAGRDLGAYDPGFLQAVDRGLSMKHAARPQDMDAFAQAFELAPAPVPQPPAEPPALTPDPEPALPPVAAAAKPAPGPRVPLLVLLGVLATVAFAVYLWLRPEATAPQSARQDPAPAEAPTAPPSQAPVPTPPALSDLNAPREASPAAPPAEGAAPAAPPAQEPADAPFAPAQPPSATAPTPAPADAASPSAGSSSAANPVPGENPPGAPVGAAATPEAGGQAGAAESAPADAAAATGATAEGAANAEGAASAEAADAAAAPEEAPPASVAVRVHVQPWGEVLVDGRSRGISPPLTELTLTPGRHRVTIRNPAAPDYETSINVSAGGSASISHVFE